GCTCCAGTACTGGTGCGAGAAGTGGCGCGGGTCCGAGCAGCTCGCCCGCGCGTTCGCGGCCGAGGCCGTCGCCGGGGCTCCCCTCGGCAGCCTGATGACGGTGTTCCCGCTCATCGTTCGCTTCGAGCACGACGACACCTCGAACGGCGACTTCACGAAGACCCCCGAAGTGCTCGCGCTGGTCGACGCCGCGCTCGCGGACGTCGCCGCCGCCGATCCCGCCCACCCGCGGCTCGTGGAGGCCCGCCACCTGCTGGCGTACTTCCTGTCCTTCCAGGACCGCGACGCGGAAGCGGTGGAGCAGTTCAAGCTGGTGGACGGGTACGTCGGCTCGCTCCCGTGGTTCTACTCGTCGGACCCCACCAAGCTCTACTGCCGCCTGCGCGACCTGTCCGTCCAGGCCGCGGCGAAGGCCTCCTGACCGGGCCTCCCGCGAGGAATGCGGGGCGGTAGGGAGATGTTCACCCCATACCGCCCCGTAGAAGGAGGACCGATCATGTTGTTCGGCCGTACACCCGTGCTCCCCTCCCCCGAGCAGGCCCTCAAGGGCAGCCCGACCCCGACGTTCACGGTGCCCGACCGTCACATCGTGCTCGGCAACCCGCTGCAGGGCCCGTACCCGCAGGGCCTGGAGGTCGCGGACTTCGCGCTGGGCTGTTTCTGGGGTGCCGAGCGCAAGTTCTGGCAGACGCAGGGCGTCTGGACGACGCTCGTCGGCTACCAGGGCGGCTACACCGAGAACCCCACGTACGAGGAGACCTGCTCCGGCCAGACCGGTCACACGGAGGCCGTACGCGTGGTCTTCGACCCCGAGGTCGTCCCGTACACCGAGCTGCTGAAGCTGTTCTGGGAGTCGCACAACCCGACCCAGGGCTTCCGCCAGGGCAATGACGTCGGTACGCAGTACCGCTCGGCGCTCTACACCCACTCGCCCGAGCAGGCCGAGGCCGCCGCCGCGTCCCGCGAGGCGTACCAGAAGGTCCTCACGGGCTCCGGATACGGCGCGATCACCACGGAGATCCTGCCCGCCGAGGGCCGCACCTTCTGGCCGGCCGAGGGCTACCACCAGCAGTACCTGGAGAAGAACCCGGGCGGCTACTGCGGCATCGGCGGCACCGGAGTCTCCTGCCCGATCGGCGTGGCCCGCGCGGGCAGCTGATCCGGACCGTGCCGGGCCCAGGGGGCGAACCCGGGTCCGGCACCGCAGAACACCCCCGGCGAGGGGCGTCCACCACGGGCGCCCCTCGCCGTCGTTCCGGGAGGGTCGCCGTTCCCGAAGGGTCGCCGTTCCCGGCGGGCCGCCCGGGACGGATCAGGTGGTGCCGGTGAGCGCGGCGAAGCCGGCGACGAGGCCGACGAGGGCCAGCACCCCGATCAGGCAGATGAGCAGCACCAGCCAGCCCGTCAGGATGGACACCAGGGCGACCCCGCGCCCGGCCCCGCCGAGGCGCTTGCCCCGGAAGCGGGCCACGTGTCCGGCGGGGATGGCGATCAGCGCGCACAGGACCGCGAGGGCGATGAAGACGGCCGGGTTCATCAGCGCGATGCCGGTGGCGAAGTTCCCGATGGCACCGACCGCGCCCAGCGCGAAGAAACCGCTGACCGTGGCCGCTCGGTTCCTGGGCGCGGGCACGGAAGTGTCTCCCGGAGCCGGCACCGGTCCCCCCTCCGTCGCCGGTCCCCCGTCCGTCACAGGTATGCCGTCCGTGCCGTTGCCGTGCTCCATGTGCCCCGCCCCCGTGATCTCCGTGCCTGCTCGCCACGGGATTTTACGGGGCCGCCCAGGCCGCCCTCGGCAGGCGGACGAGCCGTCGCCCCCTCAGGCGGCCAGCCGCACCTGGGCCCTGGGTATCGAGCGGGAGGGTACGAGCCCGGTCGCACGGGCCGCCGCACGGAACGCGCTCCGGCGGGCCAGCTCCGACGCCGCCCGGCCGAGCACGTCGGCGAGGCCGAGCCCGAGGGCGTGCGCGGCGGCGGCGAGGACCTCGGAGGACGCCTCCTTGCGGCCCCTCTCCAGCTCGGAGAGGTACGCGAAGGAGATCCGCGCCGAGTCCGCCACGTCCTTCAACGTGCGCTCCTGGGAGAGGCGTTCCTGGCGCAGCACCTCACCGACGAGGTCGCGCAGCAGGGGCTCCCGGGGCGCCCCGGGAGTGGTCGCCGGGGCCGCGGGGACGGGCCGCAGGGGTATCACCCGGGCGCCACCACTGAGCCCGCGCGCCGCCGCACGCGCCTGTCGGTCGACGTACGGGCGGTCGTCGTACGGGCGGTCGTCGTGCCCACCACCGCCGCCGGGATCGGCGGCGTGCGGGCGGTCGTCGTCGAGATCGGCGGCGTGCGGGCCGATGTCCCTCGCTCGGTTCGTCATCGCTCCAGCGTAGGAGCGGCAGCGCGCCCGTGGGGCGTACGGCGCTGTGCCCTGGGCGGATCTGCTGACGGAGAAACGGCACAACCCCGGGGCGTCCCACGCCCGGAACGCCTCCGGCCGCCCCATCGCCCGGAACGCCCGGGGGCCGGCCCCGCACGCGCACGCACGCGCGGAACCGGCCCCCGGCCGCATGCGGTCGTCCGTCAGATGAGGCCCTGGGCCAGCATGGCTTCGGCGACCAGCTCGAAGCCGGCGATGTTGGCGCCGACCACGTAGTTGCCCGGGCTGCCGTAGCGCTCGGCGGTGGTGTAGCAGGAGTCGTGGATGTGCCGCATGATCTCCTCCAGCC
The DNA window shown above is from Streptomyces sp. NBC_00247 and carries:
- a CDS encoding DUF4190 domain-containing protein; its protein translation is MPAPRNRAATVSGFFALGAVGAIGNFATGIALMNPAVFIALAVLCALIAIPAGHVARFRGKRLGGAGRGVALVSILTGWLVLLICLIGVLALVGLVAGFAALTGTT
- the msrA gene encoding peptide-methionine (S)-S-oxide reductase MsrA yields the protein MMLFGRTPVLPSPEQALKGSPTPTFTVPDRHIVLGNPLQGPYPQGLEVADFALGCFWGAERKFWQTQGVWTTLVGYQGGYTENPTYEETCSGQTGHTEAVRVVFDPEVVPYTELLKLFWESHNPTQGFRQGNDVGTQYRSALYTHSPEQAEAAAASREAYQKVLTGSGYGAITTEILPAEGRTFWPAEGYHQQYLEKNPGGYCGIGGTGVSCPIGVARAGS
- a CDS encoding helix-turn-helix domain-containing protein; protein product: MIPLRPVPAAPATTPGAPREPLLRDLVGEVLRQERLSQERTLKDVADSARISFAYLSELERGRKEASSEVLAAAAHALGLGLADVLGRAASELARRSAFRAAARATGLVPSRSIPRAQVRLAA